The nucleotide window CAAGAAAACCAAAAAGGAGCTGGAAAATGCCGAGTGAGACTGTTAAGCTCACGGCAAAGTTCAAACTCAAGACGGAGCCCGAAGGGTTAGAAGACCTCTTCTCCCTTTATTCTGATATTGTTAATTTTCTCCTTGATTATGCTTTCGAAAACAACATCACGAGCTTTTACCGGCTGAAGAAGGAGACTTACAAGGGCCTCCGGAGGGAATACCCAGACCTTCCGAGCCATTACCTCTACACGGCTTGTCAAATGGTTACCTCAATCCACAAGAGCTACAGGAAGAGAAAAAGACGAGGAAAAGCTAATGGAAAGCCCGTCTTCAAAAAGCAAGTGATAATGCTTGATGATCATCTTTTCAAACTCGACCTTGACGGTGGATTTGTCAAGCTCTCAACTCCCGGCGGAAGGCTGGAACTGGAGTTTTACCCTGCAAAATACCACGAGAAGTTTAGAGGGTGGAAAATAGGACAAGCGTGGCTTGTTAAAAATTCAAAGGGGAGTTTCATCAATATTGTCTTTTCCGAGGAGGTTGAAGTTAGAGAGCCAAAAGCCTTTGTTGGTGTGGACTTGAACGAAAACAATGTTACCCTTAGCCTTCCAGAGGGGGATTTTATCCAGATTATCACTCACGAGAGGGAGATTAGAACGGGCTACTTCTTGAAGAGAAGGAGAATCCAGAAGAAGCTAAAAACGGGTAAAAAGAGGAGAGAGCTTTTGGAAAAGTATGGCGAAAGAGAAAGGAACAGACTAAATGACTTGTATCACAAGTTAGCAAACAAGATTGTTGAACTGGCGGAAAAGTATGGTGGTATTGCTCTTGAAGACTTAACGGAAATCAGGAACACAATAAGGTATTCGGCTGAAATGAACGGTCGCTTGCACAGGTGGGGTTTTAGGAAGCTTCAATCCATTATTGAGTATAAAGCCAAGTTGAAGGGTGTGAGTGTGGTTTTTGTTAATCCTGCTCGCACTTCATCCCTGTGTCCGATATGTGGGGGTAAGTTAAGCCCGAATGGGCACAGGGTTTTGAAATGCGAGTGTGGTTTTGAGGCTGACCGTGACGTGGTCGGCTCTTGGAATATTCGTTTGAGGGGCCTGAAGATGTGGGGAGTCTCCGTTCCCCCCGAAAGCCAGCCAATGAAGACGGGAGGCTGGAAGCCTACCCGTTACGAAATTAACACTCTACACACACTTTACGGGTAGGCAGAACGGTCACCGATAGAACTGTGCCGCTGTCCAAAAGAGTTTTACGGTCTAACTCGAAGAACATAATGATGAAGCCAAAGTATTTTGCACTCATTATGTTGCTCCTAATGCTGATAACCCTTGCAACTGAGAAACAGGGTAGGGATGAGTCCAACTCTTTAGAGCTCAATGTTACATCCCTTCGCTATTTCCTCGAATCCCAATACGTACCTGAGGCAGGACTTCTCAGGGCTGCCGTTAAGAGCTATCCGGACAATGAAACGATTTACATTGCAAACGATAATCTGCTCGCATCCAGGGCTTTGGTAGCGTTAAATTCACCCCTCGGTGAGAGAATTCTCCGGAATCTTGAAGCTAACTACTCAGGTGGATGGAATGGGAAGGTTGATGTTCTTTTTGGAAGGCGGATAACCGGGGTTTATTGCTCTAAAATACTTTTCATCAACAGAACATATTCTAGAAAGTTTGGGGCAGAGTTCGAGATAAAGTACGAGCTCACAGACACTTCCTGCCCTATGGATGACTGGAGAGAATATGCCGACCTATCAGTTTACATGGCCTTGAACAAGATACTTTCGGGAAAAAGGCGAGAGGCTGTTGAGGTTTATGAGGGCCTTTTGTCACTTTGGGATGGAAAAGGCTTCCGCGACAAGGCATTTGACGGCACCTATCAAACATATAAATGTGCTCTCTTTGCATATCTCCACAGGGCTCTTGACAGGCCGGAACAGGGAAAAGCTGTTTATACCTCATGTCAAAGAATTGTTTCACAGCTTCAAATGGAGAACGGCGGGATTTCGACGGGATATAAGTTTGAAGGGGAGAAGATAGTTCCGGTTGGGGATACCAATACCGAAACTACGAGCTTCGTTGTTCTGGCATTTCTTTCTGAGCTGCCGGAGAAGTATCACACATAGAAGAGCATCCCATCGTAGGCAACAAGAACCTTCCCTCCGTATTTCTTTCTCACATACTCATCCAGCATCAAAAACGGAAGGTTCTTGTGAGATATATGGCTTAAAAACGTTCTTTCTGCCAGCTTAAGTCCAATTTGGGCACCTTCATCCACGTTATTGTGATAAGGATCGTCTATACCCGGAGGGTATGTGGCATCAACAATCGCTAAGCGAAGATTTTTCTTTTCCAGTAATTCAAACGTCTCCTCAGGAAGCCCCTTGGTATCATAAAGAACAGCCACACTCTTGTCATCTTCTTCTATCAGGTAGCCGAAGGTCTCCACCTGATGGTTGAGCTTTAAAGCGGTGATTTTGAGAGAATCGACTTTTAGGACATCATTGGGTTTGATGAACTTCACATCAATGTTCTTGGGATCGTTAACCATGAGCCAGTCCGCATCTCCTTTTGGGGCATAAAGGGCTGTTCTTTTTGCAATCCACCGGAGTTTATACAGGCCGTAGATGTGGTCATGGTGCCAGTGGGTTAGGAGTATCGCTTCAAGAGGAACGTGCAGTAAATCCCTGATATCCGTCCCAACGTCTATAAGGACTGCTTTTTTGTTCTTGGTGATTATAGCCAGTGTGGATGGCTTTCTCTGAGCAAAACCAAACTTGCGGGCTTCATCACATGTCTGGCAGGTGCATAGGTGAGCCGGAATTCCTTCACTGCCCCCTGTGCCGATGAAGTACACTATCATTTGAGCCACCCGCTTTAGAAGTGATTGATAGGTTATAAGATTTTTCCAAAAGAAATTTATTGTTTCACTCCAAAGTAGCGTTGATGGGAGGAAAAAACACAAAGTTTATCGCCGACATGATGCTCGGAAGGCTGGCGAGATGGCTTAGGTTGTACGGTTACGACACTCTCTATGGCATAAAGGACGATGAGGAAATATTAAAGATTGCCAGAGAAGAGGGCAGGATAGTTTTAACGAGGGACGAAGAGCTTGTAACGAGATGTAAGAATGCAATTCTCATAAAATCCAACAAGTTCGAAGAGCAGGTAAAGCAGCTCATGGAGCTGGGCTTTGAGTTTGACGAACTGTTTCCGGAAAATGCTCGATGCCCAAAATGTAATGGGCTAATAAAAAGGGTTGAAAAAGAAGAAATCAAGGGGAAAGTGCCAGAAGGCGTTTATAAGGACTACGATGAATTTTACGTATGCACTCAATGCGGTCAAATCTACTGGCCGGGAAGACAGTGGAGAGAGATGGTAAAAATAGATAGGAAGCTAAAAAGCCTAGCTGAAGAAAACGGCTCAGAGCAAGTATAATGACTTTATGACAAAACCTCTATAAAGCGAAATGCCATAGATAAGCACATGAAATGGTCGGAGTGGGAGCAGTTTTACATTCGGATTCTCCAAAAAATGGGTTATGACAGGGAGAAGGACCGTGAAGCCGCACTCCTATTGAGAAAGCTTTTGCTGGAGAACAAAAACTACATTCTGGCTGAAGACCTCAAAGAAAGAATTGGGGAGAGAGTTTATGTTTTCGGGGCCGGGCCAGGATTGGAGAATATACTTGGGAAAGAAAAATTTGGAGGAACCTTAATAGCCGCGGATGGAGCAACCTCCGCCCTTCTGGAGCAAGACATAGTCCCGGACGTTATTGTCACTGACTTGGATGGGAGATTTGAAGACATAAAGAGGGCAAACGAGCTCGGGGCTTACGTTGCTGTCCACGCCCACGGGGACAACATGGACAAGCTTAGAGCTCATGTGCCAGCGCTAAAGAACGTTTTGGGGACATGTCAAACAGAGCCACTGGACATTGTTCACAACTTTGGCGGCTTTACTGACGGTGATAGGGCTGTTTTTCTTGCGGAAGAGCTTGGGGCGAGAGAGGTTATTCTTGTTGGCTTCGATTTTGGGGAAATCGTTGGAAAATGGAGCAAGCCATATCTGAAGGAGCACACTCCAATATGGGAAACCAAAAAGAAAAAGTTCGAAATAGCACAGATGCTCCTGGACTGGCTTAAAAAGAACGGGAGAGCAAGGATAGTGGTGCTTTAAGCTCGGTCACTCCCGTATTCATCACAGCTCAGCTGGTCAAAGTTTCCTCATCGTCTAAGAGTCCTATTCTCCAAAAATATTTAAAGGATTACTCATTAAACATATAAGGGCTCAACATGCGAAAAGGGATAATTGTTATTCTAATGGCTATCATGGGAGCTGTAGCTTTTTCTTTTTTACAAGAAAAACCGGAAGGATGGGCTACAGTTGACCATGTGAATTTCTACCTGAAAGACGAGACCACAAATTCTACCTTTTCAGGGACGGTTTTTGCTCAAGTTAAGGGGGACGAAAAGAGAGCCATCCTGGTTGGATGGGTTAACATAACCGAAAAAGATTTTGGAGGTGCCGCGGTTTTTGTTCCCCCGGGCTGGAAGGTGCTGGAGGCATTTACCAGTTACAGCGCTCCTATATCCACAGATCCATCAAATTGGATTGCCGTTCTTGGCAGGGATGGAGGAAGAGAAGGCTACTCAATATGGATAGGACCGGCAGGATACGACCTGGTAGAGTGTGGTCATAATATATGTGGTGGGGGAGCAGGAGGAGTGTTTATAGAGCTAAGACCCACTGAGGATGGAACTAATCTTACCCTAAATCTTGCGGTTGGAAGCAGGGTTATTTCTACATCTCAGGGATCTGTTAAAGCAATCTTCTCGACTTCTTCAAATGTTACTGTTTCATTCAAAAAATAGTGGAAAGAGGACTCAGTTTTCTTTTTTGTCCCCGCAGCCCTTTAGTATTTTCTCGACATCAAAGCCCTCTTCGTACTTCTTGAGTTTTCTTTCGAAGAATTCCATGAAGAGCTTGTAGCGCTTTGCCCTGTGCCTTGGGCTTCCCCTCAAACTGTGCCCATGAGCACCGCGTTTAAAGATTGCAATGTACACTTCCTTACCCAAGTCCTTAAGCACGTGGTAGAACATCACGCTCTGGTCAAGGGGACAGCGGTAATCTTCGAGGGAGTGAATAAGCAAGAGCGGGGCTTTGACATTTTGGGCATAAAATAGCGGACTCAGCTTTTTGTAGTTCTCGTTTTCAAGCGGATTGTCACCTATGACCTCCTTGTCGAACCACAATCCTATGTCCGAGAAGGCATAGCTTGTAAGCCAGTAGCTTATGCCGTTCTCACTTATTCCCGCTTTGAAGAGGTCACTCTGCGTTAAAGCCCAGTTGGTCATGAAGCCACCGTAACTTATGCCGGTTATTCCAACTCTATCTCTATCCGCCTGAGGCTCAAGTTTGAAGAACTCCTCCACTCCATTGAGAATGTCCTGGAAGTCTTCCAAGCCCGTTCTCTCAATAACCCTTAAGGCAAAATCCTCGTCGTAGCCGTTGCTCCCTCTCGGGTTAACAAAGACTACGTAATAGCCCTTGTCAGCCATCAATTGCATCTCATACTTGAAGTAATAGCCGTACATTCCCTTGGGCCCGCCGTGGACGAAGACAATTACCGGAGCTTTCTCTCCTTCCTTAATGTCCGGCTTGATGTACCACCCGTCGAGCTCTAAATCAAGGCTCTTGAAGCGGAAGTGTTTTATTGGTCTCGTCTTGAGCTTGGCAAATATTGGACCGTTATAGTCAGTTATCTGCCTCAGCTCTCCATCCCAGAGGTAGAGCTCCCTTAACCTTGTGTCTGTCTCTTTAAGGAGGGCAACTTTTCCGTCTCCGCTTACATCAAAGCCCATTACCCATGAGTTGTCCTCAACTATTGGGGTTAAGGTTTCTCCTTCGAGCTTGTAGAGGCTTACCTTTCCTTCTCTTGCCATGGTAAAGTATAGATTTCCCTTTTCATCGAGTTTTCCCTCTCCGTTGTTATAGACGAATTGTTCCGTTAGGGGTTTGACGTCTTTGCCGTCCCAAACGTAGAAGAAGTTATGTTCGCTTCTCTTGTTTTTCTTTGGCTTTCCGTAGAGTAGAACTAACTCTCCATTGGAGTGCACGGCAGCATAGGAAACTCCTTCAAAGAGTTTTTCACTCTCTCCATCCTTGTAAATATAGATGTCATAGAATTTGAAGAACTGAAGCTTCCCGTCCATCCTGTGGGGGACGTTGTAGATTACCGCATCTCCATGCCATATTGCGGAGGAGAACCTCTCTGCCTCGAACTCTTCAAGAACTTCTTCACTCTCAGTATCAACTATCCAAAATGTTGTCTTTTCACCGTCAAAAAAGCCCCGTGCATCAAACCACACTGGCACATCGTCTTCAAAGACAAAATCCTCGTCGTCTCTTCTTTTGAAGCCGGTTATCAAAATCCTCCTGTCATCTTCATTCCAGCTCACATCAAGGATGTTCTTTGCTTCAAGGACTTTCTTTCCGCTCATTGAGCTTAAGTCGTAAACCCAGACTTCGGAGGTTTTCCTTTCTTCATTTGGTCTTACAATAGCTATTTTCTTTCCACTTGGGGAGAAGCGGGGCATTGATGCGTTTTCGATGAACCTTCTCGCACCTTCCTGGAGCTCCTCAACCACTACAGTGTTTTCGTATCTGTTGTCCTTTAAGTTCGCCTTTGTCAGCACGTATGCAATTTTCTTTCCGTCCTTTGATATTCTCGGGTCGCCCAGATAGGCAAACTTAGAAAAGGTGTTTTCATTCCATTCGATCTTATTCATAACGCTATCACCTAAATATAAATTCGTGCCCTAAATTATTTAAAGTTAATCACCAAGTGTGTACCATGAAAGAAGAATATACCGTGCTGGGAATACTTCTAATTGGTCTCGTCGTTTCAATAGTCTCCAAAAGCTACATTGGCGTGGCAATCGCAGCTTTTGGTATCCCCCTCTACCTTGCCTATATCTCCAGAGAGATAAACATCCTCGCTAAATCAAGAATTTTTGACCGGGATTTGTTCTTGATGATCGGCATAACAGTTTTTATAATCCTTCTCTTTGAATACCTCCTCGATCCAAGAATAGGACTCATCATTGCGGCTTTTGTGATCCCTCTGTTAATATTGGCTTGGGACAGATTAAAGACTAGAAAGTAGCTCCCTGAGCTTCTCAATGTTTTTTGTCCTCTTATATTCCCTCAGGGCTTCCCGTAATGAGTTCAAGAAGTCCTGATCCAGCTGAAATTCCTCCCGAACTCTCTTCGAGATAATGTTGTCGTTGAGAAATATCATTGCCATGGCAGAGGTTACGTTCTTTGGCTTTCTAAAGCCCGCTTTTTCAAAGTCGATTATCCAGACGGTATCGTTGATTATAATGTGCTTTCCTCCCTGTATCTGCCCGTGATCAATGCCCAGAACGTCGAGCTTGTATGTCTTTTCGAGTATCTCAAGTATGTGCTTTTTTTGGGGGGTTGCATAAAGCAGAGGCTCTCCTTCGGCAAACTCTCTAACGAGAAATTCTCTCCCCTCAAAAACACCATAATCCACCAAGCGTGGCGTTATTTCTTCTCTCTCAAGAAACTTCAGGATTTCTGCTTCCCTCTTGAAGTTCTTTCTCGGTGAATCAGGCCTTTCGAGCTTTATGATAACCTTTTTGCCCTCTGCATTTCCAGTAAACACTAAGCTAGTCGTTCCTTTAGAGTAGAATTTTTCGAGCTTAATTCCCCTTTTCCCGAGAAGCTCTTTGAACTTCTCGAGTTCCTTTTGACTTATGAGATGCTCCATTTTTCTTCCCCGATAGTTTAATTAACATTGCTGGGATATTTTAAAGCTGGTGGTATACATGCTCTTTATAGATAAGTCCAAGCATATTTTTGGCTTTGGACCAAATCTTAGACCAGCTGCAGAAGCAGAAAACGGGGAGATAGTGGTTTTTGAAACTTTAGATGCCCTTTCTAACCAGATAAGCTCTGAAGAGCAAACCCTTGCAGCTGTGGACTTCTCAAAGGTAAATCCCGCAACAGGGCCGCTTTACGTAAAAGGCGCAAAACCGGGAGATGCATTAAAGGTTGATATTCTGGATATAGAAGTGGCAGATAGGGGAGTGGTTGTTATTGCACCCAATGCAGGAGTTTTAGGGAATATGGTTAAAGAGCCGAAAACTAAGGTTTGCAAAATCAAAGACGGCTACGTTTATCTTGGGGATCTTAGAATACCCGCAAAGCCTATGATAGGAGTTATCGGCGTTGCTTCTCGTGAGGAGATTCCATGTGGCGAACCCGGCGAGCACGGTGGAAACATGGACACCAAGCTCATAAAGAAGGGCACGACTCTCTATCTGCCCGTCTTCGTTGAGGGAGGATTGTTGGCTATTGGAGACCTACACGCGGTAATGGGAGATGGGGAAATCTGTGTCTCAGCTTGTGAAGTCCCGGGAAAGGTGACGGTAAGGGTTGGCATCGTAAAAGGAATGGCTCCTCCATATCCGGTACTTGAAACAGAAGACTCCTTGTATATACTCGTTTCCAAGGAAGATTTATGGGATGCTATTAGGCAGGCAACTGAACTCGGCGTCGAAGTCCTTCAAAAGGCCTTGGGCTTAAGCTGGGAAGAAGCGTATATGCTGGGGAGCCTTATTTTGGACGTTGAGATAAGCCAGCTCGTGGATCCTAAAAAGACCGTGAGAATTAAGATTCCAAAAGAGTATGTGTCGGCGAAAGATGTTTTAAAGGCATTATCTTTGGAATAATTAGCTTCCCCTAATTTGTCATTTTTTCTTTATCAATGACGATAAGCTTTAAATACTCAAAAAACCAAATATTATTGGTGGTAAGCTATGGTGACGGCGTTTATTTTGATGGTGACAGCCGCTGGAAAGGAAAGGGAAGTTATGGAGAAACTTCTTACCTACCCGGAGGTAAAGGAAGCATATGTAGTTTATGGAGAATACGACCTTATAGTCAAGGTCGAAACCGAAACTCTCAAAGATCTCGACCAATTCATAACAGAAAGAATAAGGAAAATGCCCGAAATACAGATGACTTCAACCATGATAGCCATCTGAAGTTTCTTTCTTCTTACTTTTCTCCAAGAAGCGCGGAAAAATCCAGAAAATAAAAATTAGAAAGGTTTCATTTGTTCATCATGAGTCTTATTCTCTCTGCTGCGTCTTTTGCCTTGTCAGATATATTGCTTATTGTCTTTGCAATGTTGAGGAGGTACATCCCCAATCCCCACTCCATCTTGGCGGAATTCTTGAAAATTATCTCCATGAACCTTGTGTCAAGCTCATCTATCTTGTGCTCAACGCTCTCTATTTCTTTGATTATCGCATATTCTCTCTCGATCTCCTTCTCACCAAATCCGCTTTCTATAACCCTGTCCATCTGTACTATTGCCTCATAAACGAGTTTTGCCGCTTTGATGCTTTCCTGACTCATGGTCATTATTAAAGTCCGCACTTCATCCTTAATGTCCTCAGGAATATTATTTGGGTCTCTAACTAAAAGCCACTTTGCAGTATTTTCTGCGGCATCGGCGATTTTATCTTGCATTTCAAGATAACCTAAGATGTCTCCCCTGTTAACGGGCATAAACAGCTTTGAACTAAGGCTGTCCCTTATCTCTTCCTTGATTCTATCAGCGAAATCTTCGAGATCATCCACTCTTCTCGCGTATTCCCTCATTTTCTCATATTCTCCTCTCTCCCACGCCCCGAGAGCCTTTTCGAGAGTTCCTACAGCCTCTAAAACAACTTCAGCGTGCTTTATCAAAGGCTTAAACGGGCTTTTAGCGAATAATTTTGTCCAGACCTGCATTATTTTCACCCCACAATCATCAGTATCTTAAACACAATGCCCGCAATGATAGCGGCTACGGGCACGGTCACAAACCATGATATTACTATGTCCTTAACGATGTCTTTATTTATTGCTTTTACTCCCCTTGCCAGTCCCACACCTATAACAGCTCCTACAACGGTGTGTGTTGTGGAAATTGGTAGGCCCAACGAGGAAGCCACTAAAACCACCGTTGCAGCGGAAAAGTCTATGCTAAATCCTCTAGTGTTTGTTAGCTCGGTAATCCTCTTGCCAACGGTCTCCATAACTTTGTAACCATAGGTTGCCACACCCACTGCTATTCCCAAACCACCCATCGCTAAAATCCATCTTGGCACTGGAACTTTCATTCCAGCTAACCCCATGGTTGCGACTGCATAGACTGCCGCAACTGGTCCGATTGCATTTGCAACGTCGTTTGCACCGTGAGAGAGTGCAACGTATGCAGAGGTTAGCACTTGAACCTTCCTAAATATTGCCTCAACCCCCCAGTAAGGATCGGTTGCTTTGACGTTCTTTCTCAAAAGTGCAAAGCTGACCAAAAACGCTCCAACTCCTGCTGCAAGGCCGTATCTGCTAACTGCAATGAAGAGAGACTTTCCGTGCATGACCTTTATGTAAAACATCGAACCAATGACGACGAATGCGAGTCCTATCCACACAGGCGCCCATTTTTTAGCGCTTTCTATTGGGTCTTTTTGCTGGAGTATGGTTTTAGAGACAAGTTTTATGACGACAAATGCAACTATTGCACCAAATATCGGAGAGAGTATCCAGCTGGCAATCACCTGTGCCATTTTACCCCAGTTCACTATTGAAGTCCCGGCATATACAATACCATAGCCTACTATACCACCTATAATGGAGTGAGTCGTTGACACTGGCAATCCAAACTTGGATGCAAACAGCAACCACAACGATGCAGCCAAAAGAGCTGCAATAGAGCCATAAACAATAACATTTGGATCGCTTATTTGAGACGCATCGATTATTCCTTTTCTAACAGTTTCGGTAACGCTTTTTCCGAAGAGGTAAGCACCTGTGAATTCAAGCACACCCGCTATTATAACTGCCTGCTTTGGTGTTATTGCTCCGGCTCCAACGGCTGTGCTCATTGAGTTTGCGGCATCGTTTGCACCTATTGCCCATGCCATAAAAAGACCAACCGCAATTGTGATGAACAACCAGGGATCACTAAGCAGCTCGATCATTTTCACCACCGGAGCAAGCTAAATATGGAGGGTATAAATACCTTGCCGCAATAGAATATAGCCAAATACAGTGGGCTATATAGAATATATAGAAAAAAGAAAAAAATCACTCAACCTTCACGGGCTCTACAGTTATGGTGTCCCCGGCGTTTATTCTTACGTAGTGGTAGAAGCCACCCTCCTCGGGCTTTGCGTATAGTGGTGCTCCTCCTCCGCCAGTTATCACAATCTCCACGCCATCTTTTTCACCGTACCAGTAGATGTGGATGTGCCCAAACACTCCAAAGGCGTTGTATTCCTTCATGAGCTCTAAGAGTTTTTTGGCATCTGTTGGATTCATTGCATGGTCTCCCTCAGGTCTAGGATCTATTGGAGGTGTGTGCATAACTATAACAGGTCTTTTGCCTAGGGCTTTTGCTTTTTTGAGCTCTTCCTCAAACCACGTCCATTGAGCGGATGTTAGCTTGTAGTTGTTTTCAATGTTGTTTGCAAAGATGAAGTAATAGCCACCGAGGGTAAAGGAATAATCCGTCGGCCCAAAGAATTTATGGTAGACGTTTTTGCCTTCTCCACGGTATTCGTGGTTTCCGGGAGCAACAAACACGGGCTTGTTGAACTTCCACTCCTTCAACAGCTCTGCCCATTCTTCGACTTTTCCCGAGTAAACTAAATCTCCAGTGTTGATTATAAAAGCTCCTTTGTCTTTGTTCATGAGGTCTCTTATCTTGAAGAAGGCCTCCGGCTGTTTGGTTCCGCTTCCGGGTCTGTTGTCCCCAAATGCCAGAAAATTAAAGTCCTTTACTTCTCTGGGAGCTATGGAGAAGTCTTCACTCGTGGTAACCTCTATCCAAGTCTCTCCTACCTTAGCCCCGTTTGGATACTCAACGAACTGGGGATTTATGTTCTCAATTACGTAGGTTATCTGAACGCCTTTCGGATCCTTGACCTTAACGCTTACGTTGAACCCGAGAGCCCTTATATAGACTTTTGAGCCGTTTACAAGTCTTATGAAGCCCCCACTTACGGTTATGTTCTCCCCTTTAACAACCCTCCAGTTGTAAATGAAGGGCTCATCTACGTATATTTCCTTTAGAACCCAGTATTCGTCTTCATCTTTTATTCCATCCCAGTCGTTATCTCCTATCACCTTTAGAACTATACCTTCGAAGTCCTCTCTTCTCAAAACAAGGGAGGGGTTCAACGTTCTTCCTTCTTTTAGTTCTTTTGCAAGCTCCAAAGCTGCTCCAATTCCGGATTTTCCATTTCCCGTGAAAATCAACCTCGCATTGCCGTTTTCTTTGTACGCAATTATTGTGCCCATTTCCTCTCCCACGAATTTAATTCCCGACTTGTAGAGCACATACCCAAAATACTCCCTTGGGGTTGTAAGGATGGGCTTTCCTCTAAGGAGTTCCCTTGCATCTTCTGGGGCTAATATCGCTATGCCGCTTTCGAACTCTTCTTTGGTCTTTATCTGAGCATTAGGGAAGTAATACTTCGCGAGCTCTTCATAGCCCTTGCTCACATACACTGTCTCAGCGCTGAACATCTCCCACCATTTTTGGATTATCTCTCCCCTGTTGTAGGAACTGAAATCAAGTCCCTCTTGAGCTGTTGTTGAGGTTGTTGTAGAGGTTTGA belongs to Thermococcus bergensis and includes:
- a CDS encoding RNA-guided endonuclease InsQ/TnpB family protein; this translates as MPSETVKLTAKFKLKTEPEGLEDLFSLYSDIVNFLLDYAFENNITSFYRLKKETYKGLRREYPDLPSHYLYTACQMVTSIHKSYRKRKRRGKANGKPVFKKQVIMLDDHLFKLDLDGGFVKLSTPGGRLELEFYPAKYHEKFRGWKIGQAWLVKNSKGSFINIVFSEEVEVREPKAFVGVDLNENNVTLSLPEGDFIQIITHEREIRTGYFLKRRRIQKKLKTGKKRRELLEKYGERERNRLNDLYHKLANKIVELAEKYGGIALEDLTEIRNTIRYSAEMNGRLHRWGFRKLQSIIEYKAKLKGVSVVFVNPARTSSLCPICGGKLSPNGHRVLKCECGFEADRDVVGSWNIRLRGLKMWGVSVPPESQPMKTGGWKPTRYEINTLHTLYG
- a CDS encoding MBL fold metallo-hydrolase, coding for MIVYFIGTGGSEGIPAHLCTCQTCDEARKFGFAQRKPSTLAIITKNKKAVLIDVGTDIRDLLHVPLEAILLTHWHHDHIYGLYKLRWIAKRTALYAPKGDADWLMVNDPKNIDVKFIKPNDVLKVDSLKITALKLNHQVETFGYLIEEDDKSVAVLYDTKGLPEETFELLEKKNLRLAIVDATYPPGIDDPYHNNVDEGAQIGLKLAERTFLSHISHKNLPFLMLDEYVRKKYGGKVLVAYDGMLFYV
- a CDS encoding Mut7-C RNAse domain-containing protein, which gives rise to MGGKNTKFIADMMLGRLARWLRLYGYDTLYGIKDDEEILKIAREEGRIVLTRDEELVTRCKNAILIKSNKFEEQVKQLMELGFEFDELFPENARCPKCNGLIKRVEKEEIKGKVPEGVYKDYDEFYVCTQCGQIYWPGRQWREMVKIDRKLKSLAEENGSEQV
- a CDS encoding 6-hydroxymethylpterin diphosphokinase MptE-like protein, encoding MKWSEWEQFYIRILQKMGYDREKDREAALLLRKLLLENKNYILAEDLKERIGERVYVFGAGPGLENILGKEKFGGTLIAADGATSALLEQDIVPDVIVTDLDGRFEDIKRANELGAYVAVHAHGDNMDKLRAHVPALKNVLGTCQTEPLDIVHNFGGFTDGDRAVFLAEELGAREVILVGFDFGEIVGKWSKPYLKEHTPIWETKKKKFEIAQMLLDWLKKNGRARIVVL
- a CDS encoding S9 family peptidase gives rise to the protein MNKIEWNENTFSKFAYLGDPRISKDGKKIAYVLTKANLKDNRYENTVVVEELQEGARRFIENASMPRFSPSGKKIAIVRPNEERKTSEVWVYDLSSMSGKKVLEAKNILDVSWNEDDRRILITGFKRRDDEDFVFEDDVPVWFDARGFFDGEKTTFWIVDTESEEVLEEFEAERFSSAIWHGDAVIYNVPHRMDGKLQFFKFYDIYIYKDGESEKLFEGVSYAAVHSNGELVLLYGKPKKNKRSEHNFFYVWDGKDVKPLTEQFVYNNGEGKLDEKGNLYFTMAREGKVSLYKLEGETLTPIVEDNSWVMGFDVSGDGKVALLKETDTRLRELYLWDGELRQITDYNGPIFAKLKTRPIKHFRFKSLDLELDGWYIKPDIKEGEKAPVIVFVHGGPKGMYGYYFKYEMQLMADKGYYVVFVNPRGSNGYDEDFALRVIERTGLEDFQDILNGVEEFFKLEPQADRDRVGITGISYGGFMTNWALTQSDLFKAGISENGISYWLTSYAFSDIGLWFDKEVIGDNPLENENYKKLSPLFYAQNVKAPLLLIHSLEDYRCPLDQSVMFYHVLKDLGKEVYIAIFKRGAHGHSLRGSPRHRAKRYKLFMEFFERKLKKYEEGFDVEKILKGCGDKKEN
- a CDS encoding serine/threonine protein kinase translates to MEHLISQKELEKFKELLGKRGIKLEKFYSKGTTSLVFTGNAEGKKVIIKLERPDSPRKNFKREAEILKFLEREEITPRLVDYGVFEGREFLVREFAEGEPLLYATPQKKHILEILEKTYKLDVLGIDHGQIQGGKHIIINDTVWIIDFEKAGFRKPKNVTSAMAMIFLNDNIISKRVREEFQLDQDFLNSLREALREYKRTKNIEKLRELLSSL
- a CDS encoding acetamidase/formamidase family protein, with amino-acid sequence MLFIDKSKHIFGFGPNLRPAAEAENGEIVVFETLDALSNQISSEEQTLAAVDFSKVNPATGPLYVKGAKPGDALKVDILDIEVADRGVVVIAPNAGVLGNMVKEPKTKVCKIKDGYVYLGDLRIPAKPMIGVIGVASREEIPCGEPGEHGGNMDTKLIKKGTTLYLPVFVEGGLLAIGDLHAVMGDGEICVSACEVPGKVTVRVGIVKGMAPPYPVLETEDSLYILVSKEDLWDAIRQATELGVEVLQKALGLSWEEAYMLGSLILDVEISQLVDPKKTVRIKIPKEYVSAKDVLKALSLE
- a CDS encoding Lrp/AsnC family transcriptional regulator, translating into MVTAFILMVTAAGKEREVMEKLLTYPEVKEAYVVYGEYDLIVKVETETLKDLDQFITERIRKMPEIQMTSTMIAI
- a CDS encoding TIGR00153 family protein, whose protein sequence is MQVWTKLFAKSPFKPLIKHAEVVLEAVGTLEKALGAWERGEYEKMREYARRVDDLEDFADRIKEEIRDSLSSKLFMPVNRGDILGYLEMQDKIADAAENTAKWLLVRDPNNIPEDIKDEVRTLIMTMSQESIKAAKLVYEAIVQMDRVIESGFGEKEIEREYAIIKEIESVEHKIDELDTRFMEIIFKNSAKMEWGLGMYLLNIAKTISNISDKAKDAAERIRLMMNK